The following proteins come from a genomic window of Microbacterium lemovicicum:
- a CDS encoding DUF6766 family protein, translated as MRRFFRDNGLSVAFLAIFVAALVGQSFAGFAYMNEDLAQHGLPAVGYLDFVTSSDFLVDVAENWQSEFLQFFLFIFATIWLIQRGSPESKIPGDAGLGSDEDQMVGEHARADSPSWARVGGARRWLYSNSLLLVMGAVFVLSWFAQSLAGTVVASDENAEHGLPPLTWLDYVMSADFWNRTLQNWQSEFLAVGAMVAFSIYLRQRGSSESKPVGLPHHTSSVESD; from the coding sequence ATGCGACGGTTCTTCCGCGACAACGGTCTGAGCGTCGCGTTCCTGGCCATCTTCGTCGCCGCGCTCGTCGGGCAGTCCTTCGCCGGATTCGCCTACATGAACGAGGATCTCGCGCAGCACGGACTGCCCGCCGTGGGTTATCTCGACTTCGTGACCTCGTCGGACTTCCTTGTCGACGTCGCGGAGAACTGGCAGTCGGAGTTCCTGCAGTTCTTTCTGTTCATCTTCGCGACGATCTGGCTCATCCAACGGGGGTCTCCCGAATCGAAGATCCCCGGCGACGCCGGCCTCGGCTCCGATGAGGACCAGATGGTCGGCGAGCACGCGCGGGCCGACTCGCCGTCGTGGGCGCGCGTCGGCGGCGCGCGCCGGTGGCTGTACTCGAACTCGCTGCTGCTGGTGATGGGCGCGGTGTTCGTGCTGTCGTGGTTCGCGCAGTCGCTGGCGGGCACCGTCGTCGCGAGCGACGAGAACGCCGAGCACGGCCTGCCGCCGCTGACCTGGCTCGACTACGTCATGTCTGCGGACTTCTGGAACCGCACGCTGCAGAACTGGCAGTCGGAGTTCCTCGCCGTCGGCGCCATGGTCGCCTTCTCGATCTACCTCCGCCAGCGCGGATCGAGCGAGTCGAAGCCCGTCGGGCTGCCGCACCACACGAGCTCCGTCGAGTCCGACTGA
- a CDS encoding MoaD/ThiS family protein gives MALVRFFAAAREAVGADELIRSEKTLGELRTALVREHPALTDILPRCAVLVAGERTGDEHPLVPDDVIDVLPPFAGG, from the coding sequence ATGGCGCTCGTCCGCTTCTTCGCCGCCGCGCGGGAGGCCGTCGGCGCCGACGAGCTGATCCGCTCGGAGAAGACGCTCGGCGAGCTCCGCACGGCCCTCGTGCGCGAACACCCGGCGCTGACCGACATCCTGCCGCGCTGCGCCGTGCTGGTCGCCGGCGAGCGCACGGGAGACGAGCACCCCCTGGTGCCCGACGACGTCATCGACGTCCTGCCGCCCTTCGCCGGCGGCTGA
- the moaC gene encoding cyclic pyranopterin monophosphate synthase MoaC: MSFTHLDAAGHARMVDVTEKQPTVRSATARGFVRCAPDIVAALRDGSVPKGDVLAVARIAGIQGAKQTPALLPLAHVIGVHGATVDLVVEDAGVAVEATVRTADRTGVEMEALTAVSVAALAIVDMVKGLDKATSIEDVRIIAKTGGKSGPWVRPGENVSASGETR; this comes from the coding sequence ATGAGCTTCACCCATCTGGATGCCGCGGGTCACGCCCGCATGGTCGACGTCACCGAGAAGCAGCCGACGGTGCGCTCGGCCACCGCGCGCGGCTTCGTCCGCTGCGCGCCCGACATCGTCGCGGCGCTCCGCGACGGCTCCGTCCCCAAGGGCGACGTGCTCGCCGTGGCGCGCATCGCGGGCATCCAGGGCGCCAAGCAGACCCCCGCGCTCCTGCCGCTGGCGCACGTCATCGGCGTGCACGGCGCGACGGTCGACCTCGTCGTCGAAGACGCGGGCGTCGCCGTCGAGGCGACGGTGCGCACCGCGGATCGCACCGGCGTCGAGATGGAGGCCCTCACCGCCGTGTCGGTGGCGGCGCTGGCGATCGTCGACATGGTGAAGGGGCTCGACAAGGCCACGTCGATCGAGGATGTGCGCATCATCGCCAAGACCGGCGGCAAGTCGGGCCCGTGGGTGCGCCCCGGCGAGAACGTCTCCGCGAGCGGGGAGACGCGCTGA
- the arfB gene encoding alternative ribosome rescue aminoacyl-tRNA hydrolase ArfB, with protein sequence MPAEHRPGLRVTPGVVIPEAELAWRFSRSSGPGGQGVNTADSRVELVWDAARSAALSTVQRERVLERLSGRLVDGVLTIAASETRAQLRNREAARARLVGLVAEALRPPAPPRRATKPTRGSKERRLTSKKQRTDVKRLRRPPTD encoded by the coding sequence ATGCCTGCCGAGCACCGCCCCGGACTGCGCGTGACGCCCGGGGTCGTGATCCCCGAGGCGGAGCTCGCATGGCGCTTCTCGCGCTCGTCCGGACCGGGCGGGCAGGGCGTGAACACGGCGGACTCGCGCGTGGAGCTGGTGTGGGATGCCGCGCGGTCGGCCGCACTGTCCACGGTGCAGCGCGAGCGGGTGCTCGAGAGGCTGAGCGGACGCCTCGTCGACGGAGTGCTCACGATCGCGGCATCCGAGACCCGCGCGCAGCTGCGCAACCGGGAGGCGGCGCGTGCCCGGCTGGTCGGACTCGTCGCCGAGGCCCTGCGGCCTCCCGCTCCCCCGCGCCGCGCGACGAAGCCGACGCGCGGGTCGAAGGAGCGGCGCCTGACGTCGAAGAAGCAGCGCACCGATGTCAAGCGCCTGCGGCGCCCGCCGACCGACTGA
- a CDS encoding ThiF family adenylyltransferase: MSFPPLVEPVDALTSAERARTARHASLAELGDIGQRRLAAAHVAVIGAGGLGSPIILALAAAGVGTLTVIDDDVVELSNLQRQVIHRLDDVGAAKTDSAARATAQLSPETRVLTVRDRLTAANAVDLLREAHLVIDGSDVFSTREAVAAAVEHLGIPLVWGAIQSFDAQVTVFWTDPPAGHAPVRLSDLYPVGSADDAPTCAAVGVLGALCIQVGGLMAIEAIKLIAGIGRPLLGRVLVIDSLGGRQSEVALRGAAAAARPAPVETDAARRPRWMPLDEADAALAAGIRVLDVREPHETAAGMIPGSVALPLADVLVDPTAAGPGPVLVVCAVGARADRAAAAMLAHGIEAVVLAGGIRAWDARASADGASVPA, encoded by the coding sequence ATGTCGTTCCCGCCGCTGGTCGAGCCCGTCGACGCGCTCACGTCCGCGGAGCGCGCGCGTACCGCGCGGCACGCCAGCCTCGCCGAGCTCGGCGACATCGGACAGCGCAGGCTCGCCGCCGCGCACGTCGCCGTCATCGGCGCGGGCGGCCTCGGATCGCCGATCATCCTGGCCCTCGCCGCCGCCGGCGTCGGCACGCTCACCGTGATCGACGACGACGTCGTCGAGCTCTCGAACCTCCAGCGCCAGGTCATCCACCGGCTCGACGACGTGGGCGCCGCCAAGACCGACAGCGCCGCGCGCGCCACGGCGCAGCTGTCGCCCGAGACGCGCGTGCTCACCGTGCGCGATCGCCTCACCGCGGCCAACGCCGTCGACCTCCTGCGCGAGGCGCATCTCGTCATCGACGGCTCGGATGTCTTCTCGACCCGCGAGGCCGTCGCCGCCGCGGTCGAGCACCTGGGCATCCCCCTGGTGTGGGGGGCCATCCAGTCCTTCGACGCCCAGGTCACCGTCTTCTGGACCGACCCGCCCGCGGGTCACGCCCCCGTCCGCCTGAGCGACCTGTATCCGGTCGGCAGCGCCGACGACGCCCCCACCTGCGCAGCGGTCGGCGTGCTCGGCGCGCTGTGCATCCAGGTCGGCGGACTCATGGCGATCGAGGCGATCAAGCTCATCGCCGGCATCGGCCGCCCGCTCCTCGGTCGCGTGCTCGTGATCGATTCGCTCGGTGGCCGCCAGTCCGAGGTGGCTCTCCGGGGAGCAGCGGCAGCAGCGCGTCCGGCGCCCGTCGAGACGGATGCCGCGCGCCGCCCCCGCTGGATGCCGCTCGACGAGGCCGACGCGGCCCTTGCCGCCGGCATCCGCGTACTCGATGTGCGCGAGCCGCACGAGACCGCCGCGGGCATGATCCCCGGCTCCGTCGCCCTGCCTCTGGCCGACGTGCTGGTCGACCCGACCGCCGCGGGGCCGGGTCCGGTGCTGGTGGTCTGCGCCGTGGGCGCCCGCGCCGATCGCGCCGCGGCCGCGATGCTCGCGCACGGGATCGAGGCGGTCGTGCTCGCCGGCGGCATTCGCGCATGGGACGCCCGAGCCTCGGCCGACGGCGCGTCGGTGCCCGCATGA
- a CDS encoding putative oxygenase MesX has protein sequence MVTDVTFRITTTRFDEDYTPSSSSRATTNFANLARGEGRRQNLRNALTMIDHRFNELAVDPARDRYRVELDIVSVALRFGTDGEGDEEFPAVEMLEITVVDRRTGERRPGIVGNNFSSYLRDYDFSIRLPASAAAAGHPVVPDDFGDLHGRLFQHFLDSDAYRELFALPPVICISVSTSRTYHRTGFVHPVLGAEYAQDSFSLTDDYFGKMGLRVRYFMPRGSAAPLAFYFRGDLLVDYTDLQLIGTIATMETFQKIYRPEIYNALSPAGDIYRPTLDHADFARTQVDYDREERSQLAVIQGRYAEQHFVNPHRATLDQWARDVVAVVR, from the coding sequence ATGGTGACCGACGTCACGTTCCGCATCACCACCACGCGCTTCGACGAGGACTACACGCCGTCCTCGAGCTCGCGCGCGACGACGAACTTCGCGAACCTTGCCCGCGGGGAGGGCCGACGTCAGAACCTCCGCAACGCCCTCACGATGATCGACCACCGCTTCAACGAGCTCGCCGTCGACCCGGCCCGGGACCGGTACCGCGTCGAGCTCGACATCGTCTCGGTCGCCCTGCGCTTCGGGACCGACGGCGAGGGCGACGAGGAGTTCCCCGCCGTGGAGATGCTCGAGATCACCGTCGTCGACCGGCGGACGGGCGAGCGGCGCCCGGGCATCGTCGGCAACAACTTCTCGTCGTACCTGCGCGACTACGACTTCAGCATCCGCCTTCCGGCGTCCGCCGCCGCCGCGGGCCATCCTGTCGTCCCCGACGACTTCGGCGATCTGCACGGCCGGCTGTTCCAGCACTTCCTCGACTCCGACGCCTACCGCGAGCTCTTCGCACTGCCGCCCGTGATCTGCATCAGCGTGTCGACGAGCAGGACCTACCACCGCACCGGGTTCGTCCATCCCGTGCTGGGCGCCGAGTACGCGCAGGACTCGTTCTCGCTCACCGACGACTACTTCGGAAAGATGGGCCTGCGGGTGCGCTACTTCATGCCGCGCGGAAGCGCCGCGCCCCTCGCCTTCTACTTCCGCGGCGACCTGCTCGTCGACTACACCGATCTGCAGCTCATCGGCACGATCGCGACCATGGAGACCTTCCAGAAGATCTACCGACCGGAGATCTACAACGCCCTCTCCCCCGCCGGCGACATCTACCGGCCGACTCTCGATCATGCCGACTTCGCCCGGACGCAGGTCGACTACGACCGCGAGGAGCGGAGTCAGCTCGCCGTCATCCAGGGGCGGTACGCCGAGCAGCACTTCGTGAATCCCCATCGGGCCACGCTCGACCAGTGGGCTCGCGACGTCGTGGCTGTCGTCCGATGA
- the glp gene encoding gephyrin-like molybdotransferase Glp produces the protein MSASHAHPGGHGTHDVARDSALRTVEQHLEVVLSAVRVLPTTRVPLGEAFGRTLAEPVVSRVDIPVFDNSAMDGFAVRSADVAAAASDHPIRLRVVADLPAGTSLDPALAPGEAARIMTGSPVPADADAIVPFEDTAGGLHGTGDIVEVRAAAAAGAHVRRRGADSVAGTEIVSAGTLLGGFQVAAAAAAGVPDIAVHHTPRVAVVSTGSELAEPGGALERGQIPESNSLLLDGLVRGAGADVVLRATVADEVGELRAVLAEAVARGADVLITSGGVSAGAYEVVKDTFGPGGELQFTKVAMQPGKPQGFGVLEGGMLVFGLPGNPVSVAVSFETFVRPALLALQGRAQRQRDLLRLPAAVAWRTPPGRRQYLPAAIDRSDPARWTVRPATAGGSGSHLAGGLAVAEAFAVVPADAPAVAVGDLVDVMLIP, from the coding sequence ATGAGCGCCTCGCACGCGCACCCGGGTGGGCACGGGACGCATGACGTCGCCCGCGACTCCGCCCTCCGGACCGTCGAGCAGCACCTCGAGGTCGTGCTGTCCGCCGTGCGCGTGCTGCCGACGACGAGGGTGCCCCTGGGCGAGGCGTTCGGCCGCACGCTGGCCGAGCCCGTCGTGTCGCGGGTCGACATCCCGGTCTTCGACAACTCGGCCATGGACGGATTCGCCGTGCGATCCGCGGATGTCGCGGCCGCAGCATCCGATCACCCGATCCGGCTGCGCGTGGTCGCCGATCTCCCGGCCGGCACGTCGCTCGACCCGGCGCTCGCGCCCGGCGAGGCGGCGCGCATCATGACCGGCTCCCCCGTCCCGGCCGATGCGGACGCGATCGTGCCGTTCGAGGACACCGCGGGCGGACTGCATGGCACCGGCGACATCGTCGAGGTGCGGGCGGCTGCGGCTGCCGGCGCCCACGTGCGCCGACGCGGCGCGGACTCCGTCGCGGGCACCGAGATCGTCTCGGCCGGCACGCTGCTCGGCGGCTTCCAGGTCGCCGCGGCCGCCGCCGCCGGCGTGCCGGACATCGCGGTGCACCACACCCCTCGCGTGGCGGTGGTGTCGACGGGCAGCGAGCTGGCCGAACCGGGCGGCGCGCTCGAGCGCGGGCAGATCCCGGAGTCGAACTCGCTGCTGCTGGACGGACTGGTGCGGGGCGCCGGCGCCGACGTCGTGCTGCGCGCCACGGTGGCCGACGAGGTCGGCGAGCTTCGTGCGGTGCTGGCCGAGGCGGTCGCGCGCGGCGCGGACGTGCTCATCACCTCCGGCGGCGTCAGCGCGGGCGCGTACGAGGTCGTGAAGGACACGTTCGGTCCGGGCGGCGAGCTGCAGTTCACGAAGGTCGCCATGCAGCCGGGTAAGCCGCAGGGCTTCGGCGTGCTCGAGGGTGGCATGCTCGTCTTCGGACTCCCCGGCAACCCGGTCAGCGTCGCCGTCTCGTTCGAGACGTTCGTGCGTCCGGCGCTCCTCGCACTGCAGGGGCGCGCGCAGCGTCAGCGCGACCTGCTGCGCCTGCCGGCGGCCGTCGCGTGGCGCACCCCGCCCGGCCGGCGGCAGTACCTGCCCGCGGCGATCGATCGCTCCGACCCTGCGCGCTGGACGGTGCGACCGGCCACCGCCGGCGGATCGGGCTCGCACCTCGCCGGCGGTCTCGCGGTCGCCGAGGCGTTCGCGGTCGTTCCCGCCGACGCGCCCGCCGTCGCCGTCGGCGACCTCGTGGATGTCATGCTGATTCCATGA
- a CDS encoding methionine synthase: MSVAPTRGGPALLPTSIVGSLPKPAWLAQPEVLWSPWKLEGAVLDEGRQDALRVAVQEQQRRGIDIISDGEQTRQHFVTTFIENLDGVDFEQRETVRIRDRYDASVPTVVGAVSRKQPVFVKDAAFLRQQTDRPIKWALPGPMTMIDTLYDRYYGSREKLAWEFATILNQEAKELEAAGVDIIQFDEPAFNVFFDEVKDWGVAALERAAEGLRAETAVHICYGYGIKVNTDWKATLGSEWRQYEETFPLLQGSTIDIVSLESHNSRVPMDLIELIRGKKVMLGAVDVASDDVETPEEVARTLRRALEFVDADKLIPSSNCGMAPLPRDVAFAKLSALSAGAELLRAELAGGADARLPGAA; the protein is encoded by the coding sequence ATGAGCGTCGCCCCGACCCGCGGCGGGCCTGCGCTGCTCCCCACCTCGATCGTCGGCAGCCTGCCCAAGCCGGCGTGGCTCGCGCAGCCCGAGGTGCTGTGGTCGCCGTGGAAGCTCGAAGGCGCCGTGCTGGACGAGGGACGGCAGGACGCGCTGCGCGTCGCCGTCCAAGAGCAGCAGCGACGCGGCATCGACATCATCAGCGATGGGGAGCAGACCCGCCAGCACTTCGTCACGACGTTCATCGAGAACCTCGACGGCGTCGACTTCGAGCAGCGCGAGACGGTGCGCATCCGCGATCGCTACGACGCCAGCGTCCCGACCGTCGTGGGCGCCGTCAGCCGGAAGCAGCCCGTCTTCGTGAAGGATGCCGCCTTCCTCCGTCAGCAGACCGATCGGCCGATCAAGTGGGCGCTGCCCGGGCCGATGACCATGATCGACACGCTGTACGACCGGTACTACGGAAGCCGCGAGAAGCTGGCCTGGGAGTTCGCGACCATCCTCAACCAGGAGGCGAAGGAGCTCGAGGCTGCGGGGGTCGACATCATCCAGTTCGACGAGCCCGCATTCAACGTCTTCTTCGACGAGGTGAAGGACTGGGGCGTCGCGGCCTTGGAGCGCGCGGCCGAGGGCCTGCGCGCCGAGACCGCGGTGCACATCTGCTACGGCTACGGCATCAAGGTGAACACCGACTGGAAGGCGACACTCGGCTCGGAGTGGCGGCAGTACGAGGAGACGTTCCCGCTCCTCCAGGGCTCCACCATCGACATCGTCTCCCTCGAGAGCCACAACTCGCGGGTGCCGATGGATCTGATCGAGCTCATCCGCGGCAAGAAGGTGATGCTCGGCGCCGTCGACGTGGCGAGCGACGACGTCGAGACGCCGGAGGAGGTGGCGCGCACGCTGCGGCGCGCCCTGGAGTTCGTGGATGCCGACAAGCTCATCCCGAGCTCGAACTGCGGCATGGCGCCGCTGCCGCGCGACGTGGCGTTCGCCAAGCTGAGCGCGCTGTCGGCCGGCGCCGAACTCCTGCGCGCCGAGCTCGCCGGCGGAGCCGACGCACGCCTGCCCGGGGCGGCCTGA
- a CDS encoding LysR family transcriptional regulator: protein MVRRTSGITLQQLQSFIEVAAEGSITAAADLLFIAQPTMSAAMKDLENRVGRALLLRSARGVTLTAEGVEFLGYARQVVEQVALLEQRYLGRPPSRRLLGVSTQHYSFAVDAFVRMVKGTETADYEFSLRETRTWDIIEDVRTLRSELGILYRNDFNRNVIDKLLRDSGLAFHPLFVAEPHIFVSRRNALASRKRATLDDLAGLPRLTFDQGANNSFYFAEEILSTLSSRQEIRVSDRATIFNLMIGLDGYTISTGIISDDLDPEIVAVPLDVDERIEIGWIGHAAIPLTEQAQRYLDEVRAVVAGFGVALIG, encoded by the coding sequence ATGGTGCGTCGGACGAGCGGTATCACCCTCCAGCAACTCCAGTCGTTCATCGAGGTCGCCGCCGAGGGCTCCATCACGGCGGCCGCCGACCTGCTCTTCATCGCACAGCCGACCATGTCCGCGGCGATGAAAGACCTCGAGAACCGGGTCGGGCGCGCTCTGCTCCTCCGATCGGCGCGCGGTGTCACCCTCACCGCCGAGGGCGTGGAGTTCCTCGGCTACGCCCGGCAGGTGGTCGAGCAGGTCGCTCTCCTCGAGCAGCGCTACCTCGGCCGGCCGCCCTCGCGACGGCTGCTCGGGGTGTCGACGCAGCACTACTCGTTCGCGGTCGACGCGTTCGTGCGCATGGTCAAGGGCACCGAGACGGCCGACTACGAGTTCTCGCTACGGGAGACCCGCACGTGGGACATCATCGAGGACGTCCGCACCCTGCGCAGCGAGCTGGGCATCCTTTATCGCAACGACTTCAACAGGAACGTCATCGACAAGCTCCTCCGCGACTCGGGCCTCGCCTTCCACCCCCTGTTCGTCGCAGAGCCGCACATCTTCGTCTCCCGCCGCAACGCGCTGGCCTCGCGGAAGCGAGCGACACTGGACGATCTGGCCGGCCTGCCGCGCCTCACCTTCGACCAGGGGGCGAACAACTCCTTCTACTTCGCCGAGGAGATCCTCTCGACGCTCTCGAGCAGGCAGGAGATCCGCGTCTCCGATCGCGCGACGATCTTCAACCTCATGATCGGCCTCGACGGCTACACGATCTCGACGGGCATCATCAGCGACGACCTCGACCCCGAGATCGTGGCGGTGCCGCTCGACGTCGACGAGCGCATCGAGATCGGATGGATCGGCCACGCCGCCATCCCCCTCACGGAGCAGGCGCAGCGCTACCTCGACGAGGTCCGAGCGGTCGTCGCCGGCTTCGGGGTCGCGCTCATCGGCTGA
- a CDS encoding TOBE domain-containing protein, whose protein sequence is MSAYRISDAARLLGVSDDTIRRWVDQGVLPTTGSTPTEIPGEALAARAVAQAGAAPDPTDVLSSARNRFVGLVTRIQADTVMAQVDIQAGPHRVVSLMSAEAVRDLGLEVGSLAVAVVKATTVIVETPRS, encoded by the coding sequence ATGTCCGCATATCGCATCTCCGACGCCGCGCGCCTGCTCGGGGTGAGTGACGACACCATCAGACGGTGGGTCGACCAGGGGGTTCTGCCGACGACGGGCTCCACGCCGACCGAGATCCCCGGAGAGGCGCTGGCGGCGCGCGCGGTCGCGCAGGCGGGAGCCGCGCCCGACCCGACCGATGTGCTCTCCAGCGCCCGCAACCGGTTCGTCGGGCTGGTGACGCGCATCCAGGCCGACACCGTGATGGCCCAGGTCGACATCCAGGCGGGTCCCCACCGCGTCGTGTCGCTCATGTCCGCCGAGGCGGTGCGCGACCTCGGGCTCGAGGTCGGCTCGCTCGCCGTCGCCGTCGTGAAGGCCACCACCGTCATCGTCGAGACCCCCCGGAGCTGA
- a CDS encoding molybdenum cofactor biosynthesis protein MoaE has protein sequence MSGGVRLARISDVALVLDEHLDAVDDASSGAVTTFVGRVRDHDPDAAGAVVALEYSAHPDAETALHAIAEKASAGTAASVAVSHRIGRLAVGDAAVVIAVASPHRAEAFEVCREVIEQIKLALPVWKRQIEADGTTAWKGIGG, from the coding sequence ATGTCCGGCGGCGTGCGGCTGGCCAGGATCAGCGACGTGGCCCTCGTCCTCGACGAGCACCTCGACGCCGTCGACGACGCGAGCTCGGGAGCGGTGACGACCTTCGTCGGCCGGGTGCGTGACCACGATCCGGATGCCGCGGGTGCCGTCGTCGCGCTGGAGTACTCCGCGCACCCCGACGCCGAGACCGCGCTGCACGCCATCGCGGAGAAGGCGTCGGCGGGCACGGCGGCCTCCGTCGCCGTCAGCCACCGCATCGGCCGGCTGGCCGTCGGCGACGCGGCGGTCGTCATCGCCGTCGCCTCGCCCCATCGCGCCGAGGCGTTCGAGGTGTGCCGGGAGGTGATCGAGCAGATCAAGCTCGCGCTGCCCGTGTGGAAGCGTCAGATCGAGGCCGACGGCACCACGGCATGGAAGGGCATCGGCGGCTGA
- a CDS encoding MogA/MoaB family molybdenum cofactor biosynthesis protein, with protein sequence MSHHHEIPPANLTATVITVSDRTAAGERSDGSGPIAVAALTAAGWTCASARVVPDGADSVEAAVREALAEGARLVVTTGGTGVSPRDQTPEGTRGVIDREVPGIAEELRRADAAVKPTGMLARGLVGVVDPTGEHSGALVVNLPGSPNAVGTGMPIVLSVAAHIVAQLGGGDH encoded by the coding sequence ATGTCGCATCATCACGAGATCCCGCCGGCGAACCTCACGGCCACCGTCATCACCGTCTCCGACCGCACCGCGGCCGGAGAGCGCTCCGACGGCAGCGGTCCGATCGCCGTCGCGGCCCTGACCGCCGCCGGGTGGACGTGCGCCTCAGCCAGGGTCGTGCCCGACGGAGCCGACAGCGTCGAGGCGGCCGTGCGGGAGGCGCTGGCCGAAGGCGCGCGCCTCGTCGTCACCACCGGAGGCACGGGCGTCTCGCCCCGTGACCAGACGCCGGAGGGCACGCGGGGCGTGATCGACCGCGAGGTGCCCGGGATCGCCGAGGAGCTGCGTCGAGCGGATGCCGCGGTCAAGCCCACCGGCATGCTCGCGCGCGGGCTGGTCGGTGTCGTCGACCCGACCGGTGAGCATTCGGGCGCGCTCGTCGTCAACCTCCCCGGTTCGCCGAACGCGGTCGGGACGGGGATGCCGATCGTCCTCTCCGTGGCCGCGCACATCGTCGCGCAGCTCGGCGGCGGCGACCACTGA
- a CDS encoding DUF5684 domain-containing protein, translating into MHTVALALPLLASVQNADNSGATTGSFFGGLIGYILFVAAVWPFLKKAGQPGWVALIPFVAAFFIVRAAGLSAWWGLLLLVPIVNVVFAVIVALRLGRAFGHGAVFSIFLLWLLSLIGYFIISYSGDRWDRSRI; encoded by the coding sequence ATGCACACCGTCGCCCTCGCCCTGCCGCTCCTCGCCTCCGTTCAGAACGCCGACAATTCAGGCGCCACGACGGGTTCCTTCTTCGGTGGCCTCATCGGCTACATCCTCTTCGTCGCCGCCGTCTGGCCGTTCCTGAAGAAGGCGGGACAGCCCGGATGGGTCGCGCTCATCCCCTTCGTCGCGGCGTTCTTCATCGTTCGCGCCGCCGGCCTGTCGGCCTGGTGGGGACTGCTCCTCCTCGTGCCGATCGTCAACGTCGTCTTCGCCGTCATCGTCGCCCTGCGACTCGGCCGGGCGTTCGGGCACGGCGCGGTGTTCTCGATCTTCCTGCTGTGGCTGCTGTCGCTCATCGGCTACTTCATCATCAGCTACTCGGGCGACCGCTGGGATCGCTCGCGCATCTGA
- the modA gene encoding molybdate ABC transporter substrate-binding protein → MRRPITLIAAAAASVLLLCGCASGAAAPAEASATASPSATASSSLSGELTVYAAASLGAAFDEIASAFAAENPGVDVRPVVYDGSSTLATQIVEGASADVFASADEKNMTKVADADLIAGSAELFATNTLVIAVPAGNPADIDDLADLARPGVSVVLCAAEVPCGAASQTLLTTQNVAVTPVSSEQNVKAVLTKVAADEADAGLVYATDVIGDADVESIVPEGADDVVNRYPVAALSGSANPEAAAAFAAFVTGPEGRAILAELGFGAP, encoded by the coding sequence GTGCGCAGACCGATCACCCTGATCGCCGCGGCCGCGGCATCCGTTCTGCTCCTCTGCGGGTGCGCGTCGGGTGCGGCCGCCCCTGCCGAGGCGAGCGCGACCGCGTCGCCGAGTGCGACGGCATCCTCCTCCCTCTCCGGGGAGCTGACGGTCTACGCCGCGGCGTCTCTCGGCGCCGCGTTCGACGAGATCGCGTCGGCGTTCGCGGCGGAGAACCCCGGGGTGGACGTGCGTCCGGTCGTCTACGACGGGTCGAGCACGCTGGCCACGCAGATCGTCGAAGGCGCGTCGGCCGACGTCTTCGCGTCGGCGGACGAGAAGAACATGACGAAGGTCGCCGACGCCGACCTCATCGCGGGCTCGGCCGAGCTCTTCGCGACCAACACGCTCGTCATCGCCGTGCCGGCCGGCAACCCCGCTGACATCGACGATCTGGCAGACCTCGCGCGCCCGGGGGTGTCGGTCGTGCTGTGCGCGGCGGAGGTGCCGTGCGGCGCCGCATCGCAGACGCTGCTGACCACCCAGAACGTCGCGGTCACCCCGGTCAGCTCGGAGCAGAACGTGAAGGCGGTGCTGACCAAGGTCGCGGCCGACGAGGCGGATGCCGGACTCGTCTACGCCACCGACGTGATCGGGGACGCCGATGTCGAGTCGATCGTGCCGGAGGGCGCGGACGACGTCGTGAACCGCTACCCGGTGGCCGCGCTGTCGGGCTCGGCGAACCCGGAGGCGGCCGCCGCGTTCGCCGCGTTCGTCACCGGGCCGGAGGGCCGGGCCATCCTCGCGGAGCTCGGATTCGGGGCACCGTGA